One window of Trichoderma breve strain T069 chromosome 3, whole genome shotgun sequence genomic DNA carries:
- a CDS encoding hinge domain of cleavage stimulation factor subunit 2 domain-containing protein, with protein sequence MSSRPPSRVVFVGNIPYGLSEEQITDIFSSAGKVERFRLVYDSETGRPKGFGFADYPDTDSASSAVRNLNEYEIMGRKLRVDFSNEQKSGDDDGQTPGQNTGASNGGAASNYTSQSTPLPPLPAGKEIPPGLTCTDAISRTLNTLPPPQLLDILSQMKTLATTEPQRATELLQQAPQLAYAVFQSLLLMGLVSPESIQSVVDPNAPPPQLPTANFPPAGFPANNSAYAPPAAAPAAAPAGMAQDPDALMRAVMELPQAQIDMLPEADRQQIMALRATFAGQRR encoded by the exons ATGTCGAGTAGGCCTCCTTCGAGGGTCGTGTTTGTGGGAAACATTCCATATG GCCTCTCCGAGGAGCAGATCACAGACATCTTCAGTAGCGCCGGCAAGGTAGAGCGCTTCCGCCTCGTCTACGATTCGGAAACCGGACGGCCAAAGGGATTCGGCTTCGCAGACTATCCCGACACTG ACTCGGCTTCCTCAGCTGTCCGCAACCTTAACGAATATGAAATCATGGGTCGAAAACTCCGAGTCGATTTTTCCAACGAGCAGAAgagcggtgatgatgatggccag ACGCCTGGACAGAACACCGGTGCCTCAAACGGAGGCGCTGCTTCAAACTATACCTCCCAGTCAACACCACTCCCTCCACTCCCAGCCGGAAAGGAGATACCTCCAGGATTGACCTGCACCGATGCCATTTCAAGAACTCTCAATACCTTACCGCCGCCACAACTGTTGGACATCTTAAGCCAGATGAAGACACTGGCTACAACAGAACCTCAACGAGCAACGGAACTGCTTCAACAGGCCCCTCAGCTGGCTTATGCTGTTTTCCAATCGCTCCTCCTGATGGGACTCGTGTCCCCCGAATCCATCCAGTCCGTCGTTGACCCGAACGCACCGCCTCCCCAGCTCCCAACTGCCAACTTCCCTCCAGCAGGATTCCCCG CGAATAACTCGGCTtatgctcctccagcagcggcacctgcagcagctcctgCGGGTATGGCACAGGACCCTGATGCTCTGATGCGAGCAGTCATGGAACTCCCCCAGGCCCAGATTGACATGCTCCCAGAGGCAGATAGACAGCAGATTATGGCTCTTAGGGCTACGTTTGCGGGTCAACGGCGATAA